The following proteins are encoded in a genomic region of Rattus rattus isolate New Zealand chromosome 2, Rrattus_CSIRO_v1, whole genome shotgun sequence:
- the LOC116892339 gene encoding zinc finger protein 790-like, which produces MAQGPMTFKDVAVDFSPEEWACLSLEQRSLYRDVMLENYSHLVSVGLCVYRPQLFSLLEKGQDLWMILRDETRGLNPDIDFSSQNKKLLGKPSIYEELSQWEMKEYFRKQSLEDFCFGDDREGKNQFQKRQSQEYCEQLAVAYERMITENQVSNHQRLNAGERAIGIQCEKALSVGSVHVLHQLTHPGNKFHKNKECGETFVPGWDRAHSQQGPCHKTPQRGKDSRGPFGLPSGMPGLQRDHTGEKSYDCKECGKSFTLKSNLTRHRRIHTGERPYMCHGCGKAFTQKSHLTSHQKVHTGKRAYVCRVCGKAFNCDSSLTSHQNSHYHEVDAGRKVYECKICDKEFGCYSDLSHHQKIHAGERPFKCKHCGKPFRFHSHLRVHTRIHTGVRSYDCKECGKSFTLRSNLTRHHRVHTGERPYSCHGCGKAFTQKSHLTSHQKIHTGEKAYVCGVCGKAFSRGSSLTNHQNIHYYVVNAGKKVYECKECGKGFGCLSNLSRHQKIHAGDKPFKCRDCGKDFGQRAHLTKHQRVHTDESPYECQNVVKFFLEDHNYVDIRKSILV; this is translated from the exons GGACCGATGACGTTCAAAGATGTGGCCGTAGACTTCTCTCCGGAGGAGTGGGCGTGTCTGAGCCTGGAGCAGAGGAGTCTATACAGAGACGTGATGCTGGAGAACTACAGCCACCTCGTCTCCGTGG GACTTTGTGTTTATCGGCCACAGCTGTTCTCCTTGTTGGAAAAAGGACAAGACCTGTGGATGATCTTGAGGGATGAGACAAGAGGACTTAATCCAG ACATAGATTTCAGTTCTCAGAACAAGAAGTTACTGGGGAAACCCAGCATATATGAAGAATTATCTCAATGGGAAATGAAggaatattttagaaaacaaagtcTTGAAGATTTCTGTTTTGGAGACGACCGGGAAGGCAAAAATCAGTTTCAAAAGCGTCAAAGTCAAGAATATTGTGAGCAACTGGCAGTCGCCTATGAACGAATGATCACTGAGAACCAGGTTTCCAATCACCAGAGACTTAATGCTGGAGAGAGAGCAATCGGAATTCAGTGTGAAAAAGCCCTTAGTGTGGGATCTGTCCATGTTCTTCATCAGCTAACTCACCCTGGTAACAAATTCCACAAAAACAAGGAGTGTGGGGAAACCTTTGTTCCGGGATGGGACCGCGCTCACAGTCAGCAAGGTCCCTGTCATAAGACACCTCAGCGAGGGAAGGACTCTAGAGGGCCATTTGGTTTGCCTTCAGGAATGCCGGGCCTTCAGCGAGATCACACCGGCGAGAAGTCCTATGACTGTAAGGAATGCGGAAAGTCCTTTACTTTGAAGTCAAACTTGACGCGGCATCGCAGAATTCACACCGGCGAGAGGCCATACATGTGCCACGGATGTGGGAAAGCGTTTACACAGAAGTCACATCTCACGTCACATCAGAAAGTTCACACTGGAAAAAGAGCTTATGTGTGCAGAGTCTGTGGAAAAGCTTTTAACTGTGACTCGAGCCTGACCAGCCATCAGAATAGTCATTATCACGAGGTCGACGCTGGCAGGAAAGTGTACGAGTGTAAAATATGTGACAAGGAATTTGGTTGTTATTCAGAcctcagtcatcatcagaaaaTCCACGCTGGAGAGAGACCTTTTAAATGTAAGCACTGTGGGAAGCCTTTCAGGTTCCATTCACATCTTCGGGTGCACACGCGAATTCACACCGGCGTGAGGTCCTACGACTGTAAGGAATGTGGAAAGTCCTTTACTTTGAGGTCAAACTTGACGCGGCATCACAGAGTTCACACCGGTGAGAGGCCATACTCGTGCCACGGATGTGGGAAAGCGTTTACACAGAAATCACATCTCACGTCACATCAGAAAATTCACACCGGAGAGAAAGCTTATGTGTGTGGAGTCTGCGGGAAGGCTTTCAGTCGTGGCTCAAGCCTGACCAATCACCAGAATATTCATTACTACGTGGTTAACGCTGGCAAGAAAGTGTACGAATGTAAAGAATGCGGCAAGGGTTTCGGTTGCCTTTCAAATCTCAGTCGCCATCAGAAAATCCACGCTGGAGACAAACCTTTTAAATGCAGGGACTGTGGAAAGGACTTTGGTCAGAGAGCACATCTTACCAAGCATCAGAGAGTTCACACTGACGAAAGCCCTTATGAATGTCAGAATGTGGTCAAGTTTTTCCTCGAAGACCACAACTATGTCGACATCAGAAAGTCCATATTGGTGTGA